A window of the Pogona vitticeps strain Pit_001003342236 chromosome 4, PviZW2.1, whole genome shotgun sequence genome harbors these coding sequences:
- the LOC110070155 gene encoding elongation factor 1-delta isoform X9: MATSFLMHEKIWFDKFKYDDAEKRYYEQKNGPLCSPSSQQENGASTILRDIARARENIQKSLAGLKTVLQNPPEAPPVQRKKRSGRAASASSTSSAGPAGDQSELVTRIASLEAENQNLRSVVADLQLAISRLECRLSVVEKTSTSHHPSPPPPTQHVTPMKKVEPLAVSSRKVELPSVSPARKAEAPAVEDDEDDDIDLFGSDEEEDQEAARIREERLKQYAEKKSKKPGLIAKSSILLDVKPWDDETDMAKMEECVRSVQMDGLVWGASKLVPVGYGIKKLQIQCVVEDDKVGTDILEEEITKFEDYVQSVDIAAFNKI, encoded by the exons ATGGCAACCAGTTTCCTCATGCACGAGAAGATCTGGTTTGACAAGTTCAAATATGATGATGCTGAGAAGAGATACTATGAGCAGAAGAACGGTCCCCTCTGCAGCCCTTCCAGCCAGCAG GAGAACGGAGCCAGCACGATTCTACGCGACATTGCCAGAGCCAGGGAGAATATCCAGAAGTCGCTGGCCGGA CTCAAGACAGTTTTACAAAACCCTCCCGAAGCCCCTCCGGTTCAACGCAAGAAGCGGTCGGGTCGTGCGGCT AGTGCCAGCAGCACATCTTCTGCAGGACCTGCCGGGGACCAAAGTGAGCTGGTCACCAGGATTGCCAGCCTAGAGGCAGAGAATCAAAACCTTCGTAGTG TGGTTGCAGACCTCCAGCTTGCCATTTCCAGACTGGAATGTCGTCTGAGTGTAGtggaaaaaacatctacttcgcatcacccttccccacctccaccaacaCAG CACGTCACCCCCATGAAGAAGGTGGAGCCCTTGGCGGTTTCGTCGAGGAAGGTTGAACTGCCTTCGGTGTCACCCGCACGGAAAGCAGAAGCTCCTGCTGTTGAAGATGACGAAGATGATGACATTGATCTGTTTGGTAGCGATGAGGAGGAAGACCAAGAAGCGGCCCGAATCCGGGAAGAGCGATTAAAGCAATATGCAGAGAAGAAGTCCAAGAAGCCTGGCTTGATTGCCAAATCCTCTATCCTTTTGGATGTTAAGCCT TGGGATGATGAAACAGATATGGCCAAGATGGAAGAATGTGTCCGATCCGTTCAGATGGATGGTCTGGTCTGGGGAGCCTCCAAACTGGTCCCAGTGGGTTATGGCATCAAGAAATTGCAGATCCAGTGTGTGGTGGAGGATGACAAGGTTGGGACAGACATACTAGAAGAAGAAATCACCAAATTCGAAGATTAT GTGCAGAGTGTCGACATAGCTGCATTCAATAAGATCTGA
- the LOC110070155 gene encoding elongation factor 1-delta isoform X10, with product MATSFLMHEKIWFDKFKYDDAEKRYYEQKNGPLCSPSSQQENGASTILRDIARARENIQKSLAGSASSTSSAGPAGDQSELVTRIASLEAENQNLRSVVADLQLAISRLECRLSVVEKTSTSHHPSPPPPTQHVTPMKKVEPLAVSSRKVELPSVSPARKAEAPAVEDDEDDDIDLFGSDEEEDQEAARIREERLKQYAEKKSKKPGLIAKSSILLDVKPWDDETDMAKMEECVRSVQMDGLVWGASKLVPVGYGIKKLQIQCVVEDDKVGTDILEEEITKFEDYVQSVDIAAFNKI from the exons ATGGCAACCAGTTTCCTCATGCACGAGAAGATCTGGTTTGACAAGTTCAAATATGATGATGCTGAGAAGAGATACTATGAGCAGAAGAACGGTCCCCTCTGCAGCCCTTCCAGCCAGCAG GAGAACGGAGCCAGCACGATTCTACGCGACATTGCCAGAGCCAGGGAGAATATCCAGAAGTCGCTGGCCGGA AGTGCCAGCAGCACATCTTCTGCAGGACCTGCCGGGGACCAAAGTGAGCTGGTCACCAGGATTGCCAGCCTAGAGGCAGAGAATCAAAACCTTCGTAGTG TGGTTGCAGACCTCCAGCTTGCCATTTCCAGACTGGAATGTCGTCTGAGTGTAGtggaaaaaacatctacttcgcatcacccttccccacctccaccaacaCAG CACGTCACCCCCATGAAGAAGGTGGAGCCCTTGGCGGTTTCGTCGAGGAAGGTTGAACTGCCTTCGGTGTCACCCGCACGGAAAGCAGAAGCTCCTGCTGTTGAAGATGACGAAGATGATGACATTGATCTGTTTGGTAGCGATGAGGAGGAAGACCAAGAAGCGGCCCGAATCCGGGAAGAGCGATTAAAGCAATATGCAGAGAAGAAGTCCAAGAAGCCTGGCTTGATTGCCAAATCCTCTATCCTTTTGGATGTTAAGCCT TGGGATGATGAAACAGATATGGCCAAGATGGAAGAATGTGTCCGATCCGTTCAGATGGATGGTCTGGTCTGGGGAGCCTCCAAACTGGTCCCAGTGGGTTATGGCATCAAGAAATTGCAGATCCAGTGTGTGGTGGAGGATGACAAGGTTGGGACAGACATACTAGAAGAAGAAATCACCAAATTCGAAGATTAT GTGCAGAGTGTCGACATAGCTGCATTCAATAAGATCTGA
- the LOC110070155 gene encoding elongation factor 1-delta isoform X11 — MATSFLMHEKIWFDKFKYDDAEKRYYEQKNGPLCSPSSQQSASSTSSAGPAGDQSELVTRIASLEAENQNLRSVVADLQLAISRLECRLSVVEKTSTSHHPSPPPPTQHVTPMKKVEPLAVSSRKVELPSVSPARKAEAPAVEDDEDDDIDLFGSDEEEDQEAARIREERLKQYAEKKSKKPGLIAKSSILLDVKPWDDETDMAKMEECVRSVQMDGLVWGASKLVPVGYGIKKLQIQCVVEDDKVGTDILEEEITKFEDYVQSVDIAAFNKI, encoded by the exons ATGGCAACCAGTTTCCTCATGCACGAGAAGATCTGGTTTGACAAGTTCAAATATGATGATGCTGAGAAGAGATACTATGAGCAGAAGAACGGTCCCCTCTGCAGCCCTTCCAGCCAGCAG AGTGCCAGCAGCACATCTTCTGCAGGACCTGCCGGGGACCAAAGTGAGCTGGTCACCAGGATTGCCAGCCTAGAGGCAGAGAATCAAAACCTTCGTAGTG TGGTTGCAGACCTCCAGCTTGCCATTTCCAGACTGGAATGTCGTCTGAGTGTAGtggaaaaaacatctacttcgcatcacccttccccacctccaccaacaCAG CACGTCACCCCCATGAAGAAGGTGGAGCCCTTGGCGGTTTCGTCGAGGAAGGTTGAACTGCCTTCGGTGTCACCCGCACGGAAAGCAGAAGCTCCTGCTGTTGAAGATGACGAAGATGATGACATTGATCTGTTTGGTAGCGATGAGGAGGAAGACCAAGAAGCGGCCCGAATCCGGGAAGAGCGATTAAAGCAATATGCAGAGAAGAAGTCCAAGAAGCCTGGCTTGATTGCCAAATCCTCTATCCTTTTGGATGTTAAGCCT TGGGATGATGAAACAGATATGGCCAAGATGGAAGAATGTGTCCGATCCGTTCAGATGGATGGTCTGGTCTGGGGAGCCTCCAAACTGGTCCCAGTGGGTTATGGCATCAAGAAATTGCAGATCCAGTGTGTGGTGGAGGATGACAAGGTTGGGACAGACATACTAGAAGAAGAAATCACCAAATTCGAAGATTAT GTGCAGAGTGTCGACATAGCTGCATTCAATAAGATCTGA
- the LOC110070155 gene encoding uncharacterized protein LOC110070155 isoform X7 → MYYCACLLMLPSIWKMRTRKQLYTAEKVWVDKHMYDEAERLHYEREASLAASAAGAHQEVAAVAVNGFCHEGPPEELLKEDVWSAGSKRKQKKRKCSPKAKPSGLKVDFILAGLLAEHVWFNKPLFDQAESNYRKKLAETFPLAAGGTVLAAEQRGLMPSVEIESLQGDVMPQKKLSSLPCNHGSLSSCHHIIQDIWVNKFDFDEAEKVFVERSQLVPLPHFLDLSSAVSGNSLGQKTPDEGYVTGLPTPSTPAQSVDIVPDSSASFASSPLPDVSNQTVNGKPQLSSLRALISEVWLEKPVYDDAERCFYTNMFDGHPPGKVRLQEFGQSESSKRSRKEKKSRSVGKQASCKKGKNSIATSAATPQEASQSRPAWYFIHKDSESPWFSKPTYDTAEAHYFAFQASELANKQESSSSTLGTMLAKPPKPSPGAPSASESDTKNMATSFLMHEKIWFDKFKYDDAEKRYYEQKNGPLCSPSSQQSASSTSSAGPAGDQSELVTRIASLEAENQNLRSVVADLQLAISRLECRLSVVEKTSTSHHPSPPPPTQHVTPMKKVEPLAVSSRKVELPSVSPARKAEAPAVEDDEDDDIDLFGSDEEEDQEAARIREERLKQYAEKKSKKPGLIAKSSILLDVKPWDDETDMAKMEECVRSVQMDGLVWGASKLVPVGYGIKKLQIQCVVEDDKVGTDILEEEITKFEDYVQSVDIAAFNKI, encoded by the exons ATGTATTATTGTGCTTGTCTCTTAATGCTGCCATCCATTTGGAAGATGAGGACAAGAAAGCAGCTTTATACAGCAGAGAAAGTCTGGGTGGACAAGCACATGTATGATGAAGCAGAGAGACTTCACTATGAACGGGAAGCAAGTTTAGCAGCCTCTGCAGCTGGAGCCCACCAGgaggtggcggcggtggcggtgaaTGGCTTCTGCCATGAAGGGCCTCCTGAGGAGTTGCTGAAGGAGGACGTATGGAGTGCAGGAAGtaagagaaagcagaagaaaaggaagtgctCACCCAAAGCCAAGCCTTCAGGTCTGAAAGTAGATTTTATCCTGGCGGGGTTATTAGCTGAGCATGTGTGGTTCAATAAGCCCCTGTTTGACCAGGCAGAAAGCAACTACAGGAAGAAGCTGGCCGAAACATTTCCCCTGGCAGCTGGTGGGACGGTCTTGGCTGCTGAGCAAAGGGGGCTCATGCCCTCAGTAGAAATAGAATCCCTCCAAGGTGATGTTATGCCACAGAAAAAACTGTCCTCCTTGCCCTGCAACCACGGCAGTCTGTCATCCTGCCATCACATCATTCAGGACATTTGGGTCAATAAGTTTGACTTTGATGAAGCCGAGAAGGTGTTTGTTGAGCGTTCTCAATTGGTGCCTCTGCCACACTTCCTGGACCTTTCATCTGCGGTGTCAGGTAACAGCCTTGGGCAAAAAACACCAGACGAAGGCTATGTGACTGGCCTACCTACCCCTTCAACACCAGCTCAGTCTGTGGATATTGTACCTGACTCCAGTGCATCCTTTgcttcctcccctcttcctgatgtttcaaaCCAGACAGTGAATGGCAAACCTCAGCTGTCAAGTTTAAGGGCCCTGATCTCTGAAGTTTGGCTGGAGAAGCCCGTTTATGATGATGCAGAAAGATGCTTCTATACGAACATGTTTGATGGGCATCCTCCGGGAAAGGTGAGGTTGCAGGAGTTTGGACAGTCAGAGTCCTCAAAGAggagcaggaaagagaaaaagagcaggagCGTGGGGAAGCAGGCGTCCTGCAAGAAAGGGAAGAATTCTATTGCCACCTCTGCCGCCACACCTCAAGAGGCTTCCCAGTCCCGACCTGCCTGGTACTTCATACACAAGGACAGTGAGTCTCCGTGGTTCAGCAAACCCACATATGATACTGCTGAAGCGCACTACTTTGCCTTCCAAGCCTCGGAGCTGGCCAACAAgcaagaaagcagcagcagcacactgGGAACGATGCTGGCAAAGCCACCCAAGCCTTCTCCCGGAGCTCCAAGTGCATCAGAGTCTGATACTAA AAACATGGCAACCAGTTTCCTCATGCACGAGAAGATCTGGTTTGACAAGTTCAAATATGATGATGCTGAGAAGAGATACTATGAGCAGAAGAACGGTCCCCTCTGCAGCCCTTCCAGCCAGCAG AGTGCCAGCAGCACATCTTCTGCAGGACCTGCCGGGGACCAAAGTGAGCTGGTCACCAGGATTGCCAGCCTAGAGGCAGAGAATCAAAACCTTCGTAGTG TGGTTGCAGACCTCCAGCTTGCCATTTCCAGACTGGAATGTCGTCTGAGTGTAGtggaaaaaacatctacttcgcatcacccttccccacctccaccaacaCAG CACGTCACCCCCATGAAGAAGGTGGAGCCCTTGGCGGTTTCGTCGAGGAAGGTTGAACTGCCTTCGGTGTCACCCGCACGGAAAGCAGAAGCTCCTGCTGTTGAAGATGACGAAGATGATGACATTGATCTGTTTGGTAGCGATGAGGAGGAAGACCAAGAAGCGGCCCGAATCCGGGAAGAGCGATTAAAGCAATATGCAGAGAAGAAGTCCAAGAAGCCTGGCTTGATTGCCAAATCCTCTATCCTTTTGGATGTTAAGCCT TGGGATGATGAAACAGATATGGCCAAGATGGAAGAATGTGTCCGATCCGTTCAGATGGATGGTCTGGTCTGGGGAGCCTCCAAACTGGTCCCAGTGGGTTATGGCATCAAGAAATTGCAGATCCAGTGTGTGGTGGAGGATGACAAGGTTGGGACAGACATACTAGAAGAAGAAATCACCAAATTCGAAGATTAT GTGCAGAGTGTCGACATAGCTGCATTCAATAAGATCTGA
- the LOC110070155 gene encoding uncharacterized protein LOC110070155 isoform X4: MYYCACLLMLPSIWKMRTRKQLYTAEKVWVDKHMYDEAERLHYEREASLAASAAGAHQEVAAVAVNGFCHEGPPEELLKEDVWSAGSKRKQKKRKCSPKAKPSGLKVDFILAGLLAEHVWFNKPLFDQAESNYRKKLAETFPLAAGGTVLAAEQRGLMPSVEIESLQGDVMPQKKLSSLPCNHGSLSSCHHIIQDIWVNKFDFDEAEKVFVERSQLVPLPHFLDLSSAVSGNSLGQKTPDEGYVTGLPTPSTPAQSVDIVPDSSASFASSPLPDVSNQTVNGKPQLSSLRALISEVWLEKPVYDDAERCFYTNMFDGHPPGKVRLQEFGQSESSKRSRKEKKSRSVGKQASCKKGKNSIATSAATPQEASQSRPAWYFIHKDSESPWFSKPTYDTAEAHYFAFQASELANKQESSSSTLGTMLAKPPKPSPGAPSASESDTKNMATSFLMHEKIWFDKFKYDDAEKRYYEQKNGPLCSPSSQQLKTVLQNPPEAPPVQRKKRSGRAASASSTSSAGPAGDQSELVTRIASLEAENQNLRSVVADLQLAISRLECRLSVVEKTSTSHHPSPPPPTQHVTPMKKVEPLAVSSRKVELPSVSPARKAEAPAVEDDEDDDIDLFGSDEEEDQEAARIREERLKQYAEKKSKKPGLIAKSSILLDVKPWDDETDMAKMEECVRSVQMDGLVWGASKLVPVGYGIKKLQIQCVVEDDKVGTDILEEEITKFEDYVQSVDIAAFNKI, encoded by the exons ATGTATTATTGTGCTTGTCTCTTAATGCTGCCATCCATTTGGAAGATGAGGACAAGAAAGCAGCTTTATACAGCAGAGAAAGTCTGGGTGGACAAGCACATGTATGATGAAGCAGAGAGACTTCACTATGAACGGGAAGCAAGTTTAGCAGCCTCTGCAGCTGGAGCCCACCAGgaggtggcggcggtggcggtgaaTGGCTTCTGCCATGAAGGGCCTCCTGAGGAGTTGCTGAAGGAGGACGTATGGAGTGCAGGAAGtaagagaaagcagaagaaaaggaagtgctCACCCAAAGCCAAGCCTTCAGGTCTGAAAGTAGATTTTATCCTGGCGGGGTTATTAGCTGAGCATGTGTGGTTCAATAAGCCCCTGTTTGACCAGGCAGAAAGCAACTACAGGAAGAAGCTGGCCGAAACATTTCCCCTGGCAGCTGGTGGGACGGTCTTGGCTGCTGAGCAAAGGGGGCTCATGCCCTCAGTAGAAATAGAATCCCTCCAAGGTGATGTTATGCCACAGAAAAAACTGTCCTCCTTGCCCTGCAACCACGGCAGTCTGTCATCCTGCCATCACATCATTCAGGACATTTGGGTCAATAAGTTTGACTTTGATGAAGCCGAGAAGGTGTTTGTTGAGCGTTCTCAATTGGTGCCTCTGCCACACTTCCTGGACCTTTCATCTGCGGTGTCAGGTAACAGCCTTGGGCAAAAAACACCAGACGAAGGCTATGTGACTGGCCTACCTACCCCTTCAACACCAGCTCAGTCTGTGGATATTGTACCTGACTCCAGTGCATCCTTTgcttcctcccctcttcctgatgtttcaaaCCAGACAGTGAATGGCAAACCTCAGCTGTCAAGTTTAAGGGCCCTGATCTCTGAAGTTTGGCTGGAGAAGCCCGTTTATGATGATGCAGAAAGATGCTTCTATACGAACATGTTTGATGGGCATCCTCCGGGAAAGGTGAGGTTGCAGGAGTTTGGACAGTCAGAGTCCTCAAAGAggagcaggaaagagaaaaagagcaggagCGTGGGGAAGCAGGCGTCCTGCAAGAAAGGGAAGAATTCTATTGCCACCTCTGCCGCCACACCTCAAGAGGCTTCCCAGTCCCGACCTGCCTGGTACTTCATACACAAGGACAGTGAGTCTCCGTGGTTCAGCAAACCCACATATGATACTGCTGAAGCGCACTACTTTGCCTTCCAAGCCTCGGAGCTGGCCAACAAgcaagaaagcagcagcagcacactgGGAACGATGCTGGCAAAGCCACCCAAGCCTTCTCCCGGAGCTCCAAGTGCATCAGAGTCTGATACTAA AAACATGGCAACCAGTTTCCTCATGCACGAGAAGATCTGGTTTGACAAGTTCAAATATGATGATGCTGAGAAGAGATACTATGAGCAGAAGAACGGTCCCCTCTGCAGCCCTTCCAGCCAGCAG CTCAAGACAGTTTTACAAAACCCTCCCGAAGCCCCTCCGGTTCAACGCAAGAAGCGGTCGGGTCGTGCGGCT AGTGCCAGCAGCACATCTTCTGCAGGACCTGCCGGGGACCAAAGTGAGCTGGTCACCAGGATTGCCAGCCTAGAGGCAGAGAATCAAAACCTTCGTAGTG TGGTTGCAGACCTCCAGCTTGCCATTTCCAGACTGGAATGTCGTCTGAGTGTAGtggaaaaaacatctacttcgcatcacccttccccacctccaccaacaCAG CACGTCACCCCCATGAAGAAGGTGGAGCCCTTGGCGGTTTCGTCGAGGAAGGTTGAACTGCCTTCGGTGTCACCCGCACGGAAAGCAGAAGCTCCTGCTGTTGAAGATGACGAAGATGATGACATTGATCTGTTTGGTAGCGATGAGGAGGAAGACCAAGAAGCGGCCCGAATCCGGGAAGAGCGATTAAAGCAATATGCAGAGAAGAAGTCCAAGAAGCCTGGCTTGATTGCCAAATCCTCTATCCTTTTGGATGTTAAGCCT TGGGATGATGAAACAGATATGGCCAAGATGGAAGAATGTGTCCGATCCGTTCAGATGGATGGTCTGGTCTGGGGAGCCTCCAAACTGGTCCCAGTGGGTTATGGCATCAAGAAATTGCAGATCCAGTGTGTGGTGGAGGATGACAAGGTTGGGACAGACATACTAGAAGAAGAAATCACCAAATTCGAAGATTAT GTGCAGAGTGTCGACATAGCTGCATTCAATAAGATCTGA
- the LOC110070155 gene encoding uncharacterized protein LOC110070155 isoform X3, giving the protein MYYCACLLMLPSIWKMRTRKQLYTAEKVWVDKHMYDEAERLHYEREASLAASAAGAHQEVAAVAVNGFCHEGPPEELLKEDVWSAGSKRKQKKRKCSPKAKPSGLKVDFILAGLLAEHVWFNKPLFDQAESNYRKKLAETFPLAAGGTVLAAEQRGLMPSVEIESLQGDVMPQKKLSSLPCNHGSLSSCHHIIQDIWVNKFDFDEAEKVFVERSQLVPLPHFLDLSSAVSGNSLGQKTPDEGYVTGLPTPSTPAQSVDIVPDSSASFASSPLPDVSNQTVNGKPQLSSLRALISEVWLEKPVYDDAERCFYTNMFDGHPPGKVRLQEFGQSESSKRSRKEKKSRSVGKQASCKKGKNSIATSAATPQEASQSRPAWYFIHKDSESPWFSKPTYDTAEAHYFAFQASELANKQESSSSTLGTMLAKPPKPSPGAPSASESDTKNMATSFLMHEKIWFDKFKYDDAEKRYYEQKNGPLCSPSSQQENGASTILRDIARARENIQKSLAGSASSTSSAGPAGDQSELVTRIASLEAENQNLRSVVADLQLAISRLECRLSVVEKTSTSHHPSPPPPTQHVTPMKKVEPLAVSSRKVELPSVSPARKAEAPAVEDDEDDDIDLFGSDEEEDQEAARIREERLKQYAEKKSKKPGLIAKSSILLDVKPWDDETDMAKMEECVRSVQMDGLVWGASKLVPVGYGIKKLQIQCVVEDDKVGTDILEEEITKFEDYVQSVDIAAFNKI; this is encoded by the exons ATGTATTATTGTGCTTGTCTCTTAATGCTGCCATCCATTTGGAAGATGAGGACAAGAAAGCAGCTTTATACAGCAGAGAAAGTCTGGGTGGACAAGCACATGTATGATGAAGCAGAGAGACTTCACTATGAACGGGAAGCAAGTTTAGCAGCCTCTGCAGCTGGAGCCCACCAGgaggtggcggcggtggcggtgaaTGGCTTCTGCCATGAAGGGCCTCCTGAGGAGTTGCTGAAGGAGGACGTATGGAGTGCAGGAAGtaagagaaagcagaagaaaaggaagtgctCACCCAAAGCCAAGCCTTCAGGTCTGAAAGTAGATTTTATCCTGGCGGGGTTATTAGCTGAGCATGTGTGGTTCAATAAGCCCCTGTTTGACCAGGCAGAAAGCAACTACAGGAAGAAGCTGGCCGAAACATTTCCCCTGGCAGCTGGTGGGACGGTCTTGGCTGCTGAGCAAAGGGGGCTCATGCCCTCAGTAGAAATAGAATCCCTCCAAGGTGATGTTATGCCACAGAAAAAACTGTCCTCCTTGCCCTGCAACCACGGCAGTCTGTCATCCTGCCATCACATCATTCAGGACATTTGGGTCAATAAGTTTGACTTTGATGAAGCCGAGAAGGTGTTTGTTGAGCGTTCTCAATTGGTGCCTCTGCCACACTTCCTGGACCTTTCATCTGCGGTGTCAGGTAACAGCCTTGGGCAAAAAACACCAGACGAAGGCTATGTGACTGGCCTACCTACCCCTTCAACACCAGCTCAGTCTGTGGATATTGTACCTGACTCCAGTGCATCCTTTgcttcctcccctcttcctgatgtttcaaaCCAGACAGTGAATGGCAAACCTCAGCTGTCAAGTTTAAGGGCCCTGATCTCTGAAGTTTGGCTGGAGAAGCCCGTTTATGATGATGCAGAAAGATGCTTCTATACGAACATGTTTGATGGGCATCCTCCGGGAAAGGTGAGGTTGCAGGAGTTTGGACAGTCAGAGTCCTCAAAGAggagcaggaaagagaaaaagagcaggagCGTGGGGAAGCAGGCGTCCTGCAAGAAAGGGAAGAATTCTATTGCCACCTCTGCCGCCACACCTCAAGAGGCTTCCCAGTCCCGACCTGCCTGGTACTTCATACACAAGGACAGTGAGTCTCCGTGGTTCAGCAAACCCACATATGATACTGCTGAAGCGCACTACTTTGCCTTCCAAGCCTCGGAGCTGGCCAACAAgcaagaaagcagcagcagcacactgGGAACGATGCTGGCAAAGCCACCCAAGCCTTCTCCCGGAGCTCCAAGTGCATCAGAGTCTGATACTAA AAACATGGCAACCAGTTTCCTCATGCACGAGAAGATCTGGTTTGACAAGTTCAAATATGATGATGCTGAGAAGAGATACTATGAGCAGAAGAACGGTCCCCTCTGCAGCCCTTCCAGCCAGCAG GAGAACGGAGCCAGCACGATTCTACGCGACATTGCCAGAGCCAGGGAGAATATCCAGAAGTCGCTGGCCGGA AGTGCCAGCAGCACATCTTCTGCAGGACCTGCCGGGGACCAAAGTGAGCTGGTCACCAGGATTGCCAGCCTAGAGGCAGAGAATCAAAACCTTCGTAGTG TGGTTGCAGACCTCCAGCTTGCCATTTCCAGACTGGAATGTCGTCTGAGTGTAGtggaaaaaacatctacttcgcatcacccttccccacctccaccaacaCAG CACGTCACCCCCATGAAGAAGGTGGAGCCCTTGGCGGTTTCGTCGAGGAAGGTTGAACTGCCTTCGGTGTCACCCGCACGGAAAGCAGAAGCTCCTGCTGTTGAAGATGACGAAGATGATGACATTGATCTGTTTGGTAGCGATGAGGAGGAAGACCAAGAAGCGGCCCGAATCCGGGAAGAGCGATTAAAGCAATATGCAGAGAAGAAGTCCAAGAAGCCTGGCTTGATTGCCAAATCCTCTATCCTTTTGGATGTTAAGCCT TGGGATGATGAAACAGATATGGCCAAGATGGAAGAATGTGTCCGATCCGTTCAGATGGATGGTCTGGTCTGGGGAGCCTCCAAACTGGTCCCAGTGGGTTATGGCATCAAGAAATTGCAGATCCAGTGTGTGGTGGAGGATGACAAGGTTGGGACAGACATACTAGAAGAAGAAATCACCAAATTCGAAGATTAT GTGCAGAGTGTCGACATAGCTGCATTCAATAAGATCTGA